A region from the Mucilaginibacter sp. CSA2-8R genome encodes:
- the trpD gene encoding anthranilate phosphoribosyltransferase — protein sequence MKAILNHLFEHKTFSREQSKEILTNIAQGKYNVSQMAAFMTAYCMRTITVDELEGFRDAMLELCLPVNLEAEDLIDLCGTGGDGKDTFNISTLASFVVAGAGYKVAKHGNYGVSSGCGSSNVMEYLGYQFTSDGNKLNRGLDKANICFLHAPLFHPAMKTVAPVRRELGVKTFFNMLGPMVNPARPNNQMVGVYNLELARLYAYLYQKSMINYTIVNALDGYDEVSLTGDFKTFSADGERINSISALGFDKVNAVEITGGHTVADSAAIFMQVLEGKATAAQNNVVLCNAALAIRTIKGRQTFADSFYEAEEALMNGKAMESFKNLLQN from the coding sequence ATGAAAGCGATACTTAATCATTTATTCGAGCACAAAACATTTAGCCGGGAGCAGTCTAAAGAGATACTCACCAATATAGCGCAAGGCAAGTACAACGTGTCGCAAATGGCGGCGTTCATGACGGCCTACTGTATGCGTACTATTACGGTTGACGAACTGGAAGGTTTTAGGGATGCGATGCTGGAGTTGTGCCTGCCTGTTAATTTAGAAGCTGAGGATTTGATAGACCTTTGCGGAACCGGTGGCGACGGTAAAGACACCTTTAATATATCAACCCTGGCATCGTTTGTAGTGGCCGGGGCAGGGTACAAAGTAGCCAAGCACGGCAATTACGGTGTTTCGTCTGGCTGCGGGTCATCCAACGTGATGGAATATCTAGGTTACCAGTTTACCAGCGACGGCAATAAGCTCAACAGGGGGTTGGATAAGGCCAATATTTGTTTTTTGCATGCACCGCTGTTTCATCCCGCCATGAAAACCGTGGCCCCTGTACGCCGCGAGTTGGGAGTTAAGACCTTTTTTAATATGCTCGGGCCAATGGTTAACCCGGCCCGGCCTAACAATCAAATGGTTGGTGTTTACAACCTCGAACTGGCCCGCCTCTACGCTTATCTATATCAAAAATCAATGATAAATTATACCATCGTTAATGCTTTAGACGGCTATGACGAGGTATCGTTAACCGGCGACTTTAAAACCTTTTCGGCAGATGGCGAGCGGATTAACAGTATCAGCGCTTTAGGTTTTGATAAAGTTAATGCTGTCGAAATAACCGGAGGCCATACGGTGGCAGACTCGGCCGCTATATTTATGCAGGTGTTAGAAGGCAAAGCGACTGCTGCCCAAAACAACGTAGTGCTTTGCAATGCCGCATTAGCCATTCGCACCATTAAAGGCCGCCAAACTTTTGCTGATAGTTTTTATGAAGCCGAAGAAGCCCTGATGAACGGAAAAGCCATGGAAAGTTTCAAGAACCTGTTGCAAAACTAA
- a CDS encoding L-threonylcarbamoyladenylate synthase, with translation MLIKIYPENPNPKAIDQVVQVLKRGGLIIYPTDTVYGLGCDITNHRAIEAIARIRHIKPEKANFSFICHDLSNLADYTKSIDNTTFRVLKKALPGPFTFILNASGKVPKLLSSNKKTVGIRIPDNNIAREIVKQLGNPILSTSIRDEDDILEYSTDPELIHEKYQDMVDIVIDGGYGGNVASTVVDVTSGEFEVIREGKGDLEMYL, from the coding sequence ATGCTGATTAAAATTTATCCGGAAAACCCTAACCCGAAAGCCATTGACCAAGTAGTGCAGGTTTTAAAGCGGGGCGGGTTAATTATTTACCCTACTGATACCGTTTATGGTTTGGGCTGCGATATTACTAACCATAGAGCCATCGAAGCCATTGCCCGCATCAGACACATCAAACCCGAAAAGGCTAACTTTTCTTTTATATGCCATGATCTGAGCAACCTGGCTGATTATACCAAGTCTATTGACAACACTACCTTCAGGGTGCTTAAAAAGGCATTGCCAGGTCCGTTTACTTTTATTTTGAATGCCAGCGGCAAGGTACCCAAACTATTAAGTTCCAATAAAAAAACGGTGGGTATACGTATACCCGACAATAACATTGCCCGCGAAATTGTAAAACAATTGGGCAACCCTATTTTGTCTACCTCTATACGTGATGAAGATGATATACTTGAGTACTCAACCGACCCTGAATTGATTCATGAAAAATACCAGGACATGGTAGATATTGTAATTGATGGCGGGTACGGTGGTAACGTGGCCTCAACCGTAGTAGACGTAACCTCAGGCGAATTTGAGGTGATACGTGAGGGTAAAGGCGATTTGGAAATGTATCTGTAA
- a CDS encoding glycosyltransferase has translation MKLSAIIINQDMCKPLRNALSALQKAALNLDMEMIVVDNASADRSVAMLETEFPEVNLMVNDRDLGFAKSVNQAMENASGDYVLIMHPSIINSEETLDKVLHFMDLHPHVGGLSVRMLDAEGHFIPESKKGMPAAWINFFSFTGLARLFSKSRLFSPHYEAGWVEEFENTETDVLNGCFMLLRKAALNVTGLFDERFPVYGYDIDLSYRMRLEGFRNYYFAKTFVIQQQVMQPSKVSWHHLRNFYGAMFTFAAKYLLKMPELRLKAMPRWSSSAV, from the coding sequence ATGAAACTATCTGCTATCATTATTAATCAGGATATGTGTAAGCCATTGCGAAACGCCCTTTCGGCTTTGCAAAAGGCTGCGCTTAACCTGGATATGGAAATGATAGTGGTAGATAATGCTTCGGCCGACCGGTCGGTAGCCATGTTAGAAACTGAGTTTCCGGAAGTAAACCTGATGGTTAATGACAGAGATTTAGGTTTTGCAAAATCTGTTAACCAGGCAATGGAAAATGCCTCTGGTGATTACGTCTTAATTATGCACCCATCGATCATCAATAGCGAAGAAACACTGGATAAAGTTTTACATTTTATGGATTTACACCCGCATGTTGGTGGTTTGTCTGTACGTATGCTGGATGCCGAAGGTCACTTTATTCCAGAATCAAAAAAGGGGATGCCTGCTGCATGGATTAATTTTTTCAGTTTTACAGGTTTAGCACGCTTGTTTTCAAAGTCACGGCTGTTTAGTCCGCATTACGAAGCCGGTTGGGTAGAAGAATTTGAAAATACAGAGACCGACGTGCTTAACGGCTGCTTTATGCTGTTGCGCAAAGCGGCTTTAAATGTAACCGGTTTATTTGATGAGCGTTTCCCGGTTTATGGTTACGACATTGATCTTTCATACCGTATGCGGTTGGAGGGGTTCCGTAATTATTATTTCGCCAAAACATTTGTAATACAGCAGCAGGTGATGCAGCCATCTAAAGTTAGCTGGCACCATTTGCGTAACTTCTACGGTGCAATGTTTACTTTTGCAGCTAAATACTTATTAAAGATGCCGGAGCTACGCCTCAAAGCTATGCCCAGGTGGTCTTCATCAGCTGTATGA
- a CDS encoding ion channel, producing MAIGNRVINPEDDLGFGRQPVAQRVINKDGSINVNRRGLPFFRTTDVYNHLISMSWTKFWLVVLSGYLITNIVFAFVYNLTGIQNLDGADGKTLIAHFFDAFFFSAQTLSTVGYGHISPKGILTNSIAAFESMLGLLSFALATGLLYGRFSRPSAKIVYSNNMLVAPYLQNQKGLMFRLGNMRSNTLIDLSVDVIFSYNEQGDGKIVRKFFPLILERSKASILTLSWTVVHPLDEDSPLYQVTPEELKATNANFAVLMKAYDDTFSQTVHSRTSYQYDELIWGGKFTPAFYTDEDGKVSLDLSRISAFAKAEFI from the coding sequence ATGGCTATAGGTAACAGAGTAATTAACCCCGAAGATGATTTAGGCTTTGGCAGACAGCCCGTTGCACAACGGGTAATTAACAAGGACGGCTCGATCAACGTTAACCGCCGGGGCCTCCCCTTTTTTAGAACAACCGATGTTTACAACCATCTCATCAGCATGAGCTGGACTAAATTCTGGCTGGTGGTACTGAGCGGTTACCTGATTACCAATATTGTGTTTGCTTTTGTTTATAACCTTACCGGTATACAAAACCTGGATGGTGCCGATGGCAAAACGCTGATAGCTCACTTTTTTGATGCCTTTTTCTTTTCTGCACAAACGCTGTCGACGGTTGGTTACGGGCATATTAGCCCTAAAGGCATACTCACCAACTCCATTGCGGCTTTTGAGTCGATGTTGGGCTTACTGTCATTCGCTTTGGCTACAGGTTTACTCTACGGGCGGTTTTCGCGTCCGTCGGCTAAAATTGTTTACAGTAATAACATGCTGGTAGCGCCTTACCTGCAAAATCAAAAAGGCTTGATGTTTAGGTTGGGCAATATGCGCAGCAATACGCTTATCGACCTTTCGGTTGATGTAATATTTTCTTACAACGAGCAGGGAGACGGAAAGATAGTCCGGAAATTTTTTCCGTTGATATTAGAGCGGAGCAAAGCCAGCATTTTAACGCTAAGCTGGACGGTAGTACACCCGCTTGACGAAGACAGTCCGCTTTACCAGGTAACGCCCGAAGAATTAAAAGCCACTAACGCCAACTTTGCGGTTTTAATGAAAGCATATGACGACACTTTTTCGCAAACGGTACATTCGCGCACGTCTTACCAGTATGATGAGTTGATATGGGGAGGCAAATTTACACCGGCATTTTACACGGATGAGGACGGTAAAGTATCGCTCGACTTAAGCAGAATCAGCGCTTTTGCAAAAGCAGAATTTATTTAA
- a CDS encoding phosphoribosylanthranilate isomerase yields the protein MKIKVCGMKQPDNIKALAELSPDYMGFICYNLSSRYIADLPADALSALPQSICKTAVFVNEDADSIDALINQFRFDAVQLHGSESPAFCQALQDRVIVFKAFGVDDDFDFAQLNNYAGHVDYFMFDTKTIGHGGSGKTFNWDILAKYKLDVPFFVCGGLSPENIASVKEIKHPAFYGVDLNSRFEIAPGLKNLDQLRNAFDILRAN from the coding sequence ATGAAGATTAAAGTTTGCGGGATGAAGCAGCCCGACAATATAAAAGCATTGGCCGAATTAAGCCCCGACTATATGGGCTTCATCTGCTATAATTTATCGTCACGCTATATTGCCGACCTGCCAGCCGATGCATTAAGCGCTTTACCCCAATCAATCTGCAAAACAGCTGTTTTTGTAAACGAAGATGCTGATTCAATTGATGCCCTGATAAACCAATTTAGGTTTGATGCTGTACAATTGCATGGCAGCGAATCGCCGGCATTTTGCCAGGCATTGCAAGATAGGGTTATTGTTTTTAAGGCTTTTGGTGTTGATGACGATTTTGATTTTGCGCAGCTAAACAACTATGCAGGCCACGTGGATTATTTTATGTTTGATACTAAAACTATAGGGCACGGTGGCTCGGGTAAAACTTTTAACTGGGACATTTTAGCTAAGTACAAGTTGGATGTTCCGTTTTTTGTGTGCGGTGGTTTAAGCCCGGAGAACATAGCAAGCGTAAAAGAAATTAAACACCCGGCATTTTACGGTGTTGACCTAAATAGCCGGTTTGAAATTGCGCCCGGTTTAAAAAATTTAGATCAGTTACGCAACGCATTTGACATATTAAGAGCTAACTAA
- the trpB gene encoding tryptophan synthase subunit beta yields the protein MKYTVNEQGYYGDFGGAYIPEMLYPNVEELRQQYQKIIGDAGFKSEFDQLLKDYVGRPSPLYLAKRLSEKYGANIFLKREDLNHTGSHKINNAIGQILLAQRLGKKRIIAETGAGQHGVATATVCALMGMQCVVYMGEIDMERQAPNVARMKMLGATVVPATSGSKTLKDATNEAMRDWIGNPVDTHYIIGSVVGPYPYPEMVAQFQSIISLETKKQLLEQTGKELPEYVLACVGGGSNAMGMFYHFLDDEQVKLIAVEAAGKGVNSGHSAATSVLGREGILHGSRTILMQTDDGQVVEPYSISAGLDYPGIGPQHAHLHKIQRAQYVNITDDESLQAGLLLSQLEGIIPAIESAHAFAYLEKMKFEKSDNVVVCLSGRGDKDLSTYIKHFGF from the coding sequence ATGAAATATACAGTAAACGAGCAGGGATATTACGGAGATTTTGGAGGGGCATACATCCCTGAGATGCTTTACCCAAACGTTGAGGAATTACGGCAGCAATACCAGAAAATTATTGGTGATGCCGGATTTAAAAGCGAGTTTGACCAGTTGCTTAAAGATTACGTTGGCCGGCCTTCGCCACTGTATTTGGCAAAACGCCTTTCAGAAAAATATGGTGCCAATATATTTTTAAAGCGCGAAGATTTAAACCACACCGGCTCGCACAAAATAAATAATGCCATTGGGCAAATACTTTTAGCCCAGCGCCTGGGCAAAAAACGCATCATTGCCGAAACGGGTGCCGGTCAGCATGGTGTGGCCACGGCTACGGTTTGCGCGTTGATGGGTATGCAATGTGTGGTGTATATGGGCGAGATAGATATGGAACGCCAAGCCCCAAATGTAGCCCGCATGAAAATGCTGGGTGCCACTGTAGTGCCGGCCACGTCGGGCAGCAAAACCCTGAAAGATGCCACCAATGAGGCCATGCGCGATTGGATTGGCAACCCGGTTGATACGCATTATATCATTGGTTCGGTAGTGGGGCCTTATCCGTATCCGGAGATGGTAGCGCAGTTTCAATCCATCATATCGTTAGAAACCAAAAAACAATTACTGGAGCAAACCGGTAAAGAATTACCTGAGTATGTGTTGGCTTGTGTAGGCGGCGGCAGTAATGCCATGGGTATGTTTTATCATTTTTTAGATGATGAACAAGTAAAGTTGATTGCTGTTGAAGCAGCTGGCAAAGGTGTTAACAGCGGTCATTCGGCGGCTACCTCGGTATTGGGCCGCGAAGGTATACTGCATGGCAGTCGTACCATATTAATGCAAACTGACGACGGGCAGGTGGTAGAGCCGTATTCTATTTCGGCAGGTTTGGATTACCCCGGTATCGGCCCGCAGCATGCTCACCTGCATAAAATACAGCGTGCACAGTATGTAAATATTACTGATGATGAGTCGTTACAGGCCGGCTTGCTGTTATCGCAGTTAGAGGGCATTATCCCTGCTATCGAGTCGGCGCACGCATTCGCTTATCTTGAAAAAATGAAATTTGAGAAAAGCGATAACGTAGTAGTATGCCTGTCGGGCCGTGGCGACAAAGATTTATCAACCTATATTAAACACTTCGGCTTTTAA
- a CDS encoding YceI family protein, with product MATTKWVLDPMHSEVQFKVKHLVISTVTGSFRKFEGQVVTESEDFQDSEVDFSLDVDSIDTTQESRDQHLKSAEFFDAATYPKITFKSTSLKKVSGSDYKLEGNLTIKDVTKPIVLDVEFGGSAADFYGQTKAGFEINGKINRKDFGLTWEGITEAGSIVVGEEIKLIINAQFTKQA from the coding sequence ATGGCAACTACAAAATGGGTTTTAGATCCCATGCACTCCGAAGTACAGTTTAAAGTTAAGCACCTGGTCATTTCTACAGTAACCGGGTCGTTCCGCAAATTTGAAGGACAGGTAGTAACCGAAAGTGAAGATTTTCAGGATTCGGAGGTCGACTTTTCGCTGGATGTTGACAGTATTGATACCACTCAGGAATCGCGCGACCAGCACCTGAAATCAGCCGAGTTTTTTGATGCGGCCACTTATCCAAAAATCACCTTTAAGTCTACCTCGCTTAAGAAAGTGAGCGGTTCTGATTATAAATTAGAAGGTAACCTGACTATTAAGGATGTAACCAAACCGATTGTGCTTGATGTAGAATTTGGTGGTTCGGCAGCAGATTTTTACGGTCAGACTAAGGCTGGTTTCGAAATAAATGGCAAAATTAACCGTAAAGATTTTGGACTGACCTGGGAAGGTATTACTGAGGCCGGCTCCATTGTAGTGGGCGAAGAAATAAAATTAATCATCAACGCGCAGTTTACCAAGCAAGCGTAA
- a CDS encoding SDR family oxidoreductase — protein sequence MNLKNKVVIITGASSGIGKALAYELAGRGASLVLGARQYVTLCEITQDIEKRFQIKALAVQCDVSVEDDCAFLIKQAQLTFGKIDVLVNNAGISMRALFKDLDLKVLKTLMDVNFWGTVYCTKYALPEIIKTQGSIVGVSSIAGYKGLPGRTGYSASKFAMNGFLDALRIENLKTGVHVMTACPGFTASNIRNTALNQSAQQQGESSLNEEKMMTAEEVARIIADGIENRTRTLIMTGQGKLTVTLSKIFPAWLDKLVFNVFAKEKDPLLK from the coding sequence ATGAATTTAAAAAATAAAGTTGTTATCATCACTGGTGCCTCATCAGGCATTGGCAAGGCATTGGCTTATGAACTGGCTGGTCGTGGCGCTAGTCTAGTTTTAGGTGCACGCCAGTATGTTACTTTATGCGAAATTACGCAGGATATCGAAAAACGTTTTCAAATTAAAGCGTTAGCCGTACAGTGCGATGTAAGTGTTGAGGACGACTGCGCCTTTTTAATTAAACAAGCACAGCTTACTTTTGGTAAAATAGATGTGCTGGTTAATAACGCCGGTATATCTATGCGTGCGCTGTTTAAAGATTTGGATTTGAAGGTACTGAAAACCCTGATGGATGTTAACTTTTGGGGTACCGTATATTGCACCAAGTATGCTTTGCCCGAAATTATTAAAACGCAGGGCAGCATTGTAGGCGTATCATCTATTGCCGGATATAAGGGTTTACCCGGGCGTACGGGCTACTCGGCATCAAAATTTGCCATGAATGGCTTTTTAGACGCCTTGCGCATTGAAAACTTAAAAACCGGCGTCCACGTCATGACGGCCTGCCCCGGTTTTACAGCTTCCAATATTCGTAACACGGCACTTAACCAAAGTGCTCAACAGCAAGGTGAAAGCAGCCTGAACGAAGAAAAGATGATGACCGCAGAAGAAGTAGCTAGGATTATTGCCGATGGTATTGAAAACCGCACCCGTACGCTCATTATGACGGGGCAAGGCAAACTCACCGTAACGCTAAGTAAAATATTCCCTGCCTGGCTGGATAAGCTGGTTTTTAATGTTTTTGCTAAAGAGAAAGACCCACTGCTCAAATAA
- the trpA gene encoding tryptophan synthase subunit alpha, with product MNRLNQLFEKKKNNLLSVYFTAGYPELNTTLNIAEALEKAGADFLEIGFPYSDPVADGPTIQHSSQKALDNGMNLNLLFEQLADLRKRVSIPVLLMGYVNPMVQYGVERFCAKAAEVGVDGVIVPDLPMYEYEMLYQGCFAKYELSNIFLVTPQTAEARIRKIDELSNSFIYLLSSASVTGHNLQVSDATETYFQRIKDMQLKNPTVIGFGIGDQATYQKATAYANGAIVGSAFVKLLGTPGYMEKIPEFIKSIRG from the coding sequence ATGAACCGATTAAACCAATTGTTCGAGAAAAAAAAGAACAACCTGTTATCAGTATATTTTACAGCCGGTTATCCCGAACTTAACACAACGCTTAACATTGCCGAAGCACTCGAAAAAGCCGGAGCGGATTTCCTGGAAATAGGTTTTCCATATTCAGACCCGGTTGCCGATGGGCCAACCATTCAGCATAGCTCGCAAAAAGCGCTGGATAACGGGATGAACCTGAACCTGCTGTTTGAACAGTTGGCTGACCTCCGTAAGCGGGTTAGCATACCTGTACTGCTGATGGGTTATGTAAACCCTATGGTGCAATATGGTGTTGAACGCTTTTGTGCCAAAGCCGCCGAAGTAGGGGTGGATGGGGTGATCGTGCCCGACTTGCCGATGTATGAATATGAAATGTTATACCAAGGCTGCTTTGCCAAATATGAGTTAAGCAATATCTTTTTAGTAACCCCGCAAACTGCCGAAGCCCGCATACGGAAAATTGATGAGTTAAGTAACAGTTTTATCTACCTGTTATCATCAGCATCAGTTACCGGCCACAATCTGCAAGTATCAGATGCTACAGAAACTTACTTTCAACGCATTAAAGATATGCAGCTTAAAAACCCAACGGTGATTGGTTTTGGTATTGGCGATCAGGCCACTTATCAAAAGGCAACAGCCTATGCCAATGGGGCAATTGTTGGAAGTGCTTTTGTGAAGCTGTTAGGAACACCTGGTTACATGGAAAAAATACCGGAGTTTATCAAAAGCATCAGAGGATAA